One Oncorhynchus kisutch isolate 150728-3 linkage group LG13, Okis_V2, whole genome shotgun sequence DNA window includes the following coding sequences:
- the LOC116353089 gene encoding uncharacterized protein LOC116353089: MVPSKLKARSPMLEAVLGFVLGVVGGCVLGATEEPVNEAMSVMTSGALLKHVSDGVQTVGPLGLGTLLGATALTTVMTSMVAGVIFAAAMASVLLGARSSGGGASQAESVVVWIAVGLAGAFGTTASGATLGVVIEAVVVGSGMVGLLWALSIFTLLKPALHFLLKFIWRQGESCVRLGQSSLEARERELREMEAREVMKRDRVTVEIEQRIVTLDKEGQRTEGLEHRANWEAQRRERNEMERKRREWMEEVNEQKTIQEQINKVVVKYVDFLAFSGIPMTMTAMVTAGFGVFGFGDYRFVFVVLLALVLFMSFMFMKSSNFYFWMFAGCMGMFATFAIAVLTVHARQEVVSESIKMRRVGQDISRANISTQMNHRSSLEALGAGFFVSKLCQLGLGATIGGPLGRGEDKGKVIVGSAGLAVVILIVVSVSSPVVLGAGGTSGALLGVVGAAGVSVGATASVAVGWSTWAGTIGTTAGMVLGALGMGKWHFVNIGLQMPVAYIFSMDNLF; this comes from the exons ATGGTTCCATCAAAGCTGA AGGCCAGGAGCCCCATGTTGGAAGCAGTTCTGGGCTTTGTCCTGGGAGTGGTGGGAGGCTGTGTGCTGGGGGCCACTGAGGAGCCAGTGAATGAGGCTATGTCAGTGATGACCTCAGGGGCCCTGCTTAAGCATGTGTCTGACGGCGTCCAGACTGTGGGGCCCTTGGGGCTGGGTACCCTCCTGGGAGCAACGGCACTAACCACAGTCATGACTTCAATGGTGGCTGGGGTCATATTCGCAGCGGCTATGGCTTCCGTATTGCTGGGTGCCAGGAGCAGTGGTGGTGGAGCATCCCAGGCAGAATCTGTGGTTGTGTGGATCGCAGTTGGACTGGCTGGCGCTTTCGGGACCACAGCCAGTGGAGCAACACTTGGAGTCGTCATTGAAGCAGTCGTGGTGGGCTCAGGGATGGTGGGACTTCTCTGGGCACTGAGCATATTCACCCTGCTCAAACCTGCTTTGCACTTCCTTCTCAAGTTCATATGGAGACAAGGAGAGTCCTGTGTCCGCCTTGGACAGAGCTCTCTggaggccagggagagagagctgagagagatggaggcGAGGGAGGtgatgaagagagacagagtgacagtggAGATTGAGCAGAGGATTGTCACATTGGACAaggaaggacagaggacagaAGGCCTGGAGCATAGAGCAAACTGGGAGGCACAGcgcagagagagaaatgagatggagagaaagaggagagaatggATGGAGGAGGTAAATGAGCAAAAGACCATTCAAGAGCAGATCAACAAAGTGGTGGTGAAATACGTGGATTTCCTGGCGTTTTCAGGGATACCCATGACTATGACCGCCATGGTCACAGCAGGATTTGGGGTGTTTGGATTTGGGGACTACCGGTTTGTGTTTGTGGTCCTTTTAGCTTTGGTCCTGTTCATGTCCTTCATGTTCATGAAATCATCCAATTTTTACTTCTGGATGTTCGCAGGGTGTATGGGAATGTTTGCCACGTTTGCCATAGCAGTGCTCACTGTGCACGCACGTCAGGAAGTGGTGTCGGAATCTATCAAAATGCGCAGGGTTGGTCAGGATATATCAAGAGCGAACATTAGCACCCAGATGAACCACAGATCTTCTCTAGAGGCCTTGGGCGCAGGATTTTTTGTGTCAAAGCTATGTCAGCTAGGCTTAGGGGCCACCATAGGAGGCCCTTTGGGCAGGGGGGAAGATAAGGGGAAGGTTATAGTAGGATCAGCTGGGTTGGCAGTGGTCATTCTGATAGTAGTGAGTGTCTCTTCCCCTGTAGTGCTGGGAGCGGGAGGGACCTCAGGGGCACTGttaggggtggtaggggcagcagggGTGTCTGTTGGGGCCACAGCatcagtggcagtggggtggtccACATGGGCAGGTACGATAGGGACTACAGCAGGGATGGTTTTAGGAGCGTTGGGGATGGGTAAGTGGCACTTTGTCAACATTGGATTGCAGATGCCGGTGGCTTATATCTTTTCTATGGACAATCTTTTTTGA